Below is a genomic region from Spirosoma radiotolerans.
GTATAAATCCATTCTTTATCGGTATGTTTATACGTGGCCGAAGGCTTATGAAACGATATATACTACATACTCCCTTTAACATTTATCACTTTGAGGCTACGACCTGGTTGCATGCGGTCCATAAGCATACCTACTTTGAGATTATTTTTATACTCAAAGGCGCTGGCATTCATCATATAAACGGCAATCGGTTTGGCTATAGCCAGGGTGATGTGTTTCTGTTAGGGCCGGAAGACTATCACGATTTTGCGATTCATGAGCTAACCGAGTTCTGCTTTATCCGCTTCAATGAGTCGATCCATGATCACCCTGTTGTGGACAAAGACAGCCCCTGGCAACCGATCATAAAAACTTTGCTCACGACTTCTTCCCAAAGTCGTGGTTCCATCGTTGTAGATAAACAGGAGAAGGAAAAACTGCGCCACCTGCTGATGGTTCTGGAAGAAGAGTACGAACGTCACCAGCCACCCTATTTTGCCATTATTCGAGACAGCCTAATGCGAAGTATGTTGATGATCCTGGCTCGAAATCTGTTTGGACAAGCGCCGTCCAGGCCCGTTGTCAACGCTTCGGTGGAAGCAATTCTGATGTATGTTCAGCAACATATCTACCGGCCTAAAGAACTCAGTATCGAGCACTTAGCTGATGTATTTCATTATGCCCCGGCTTACATTAGTCTCTTCTTTAAAAAGCAAACGGGCGAATCCCTAAAGAAGTACATTATCAAACACAGGATTAAACTTATTGAAGCCCGATTGCTGTATAGCCCGTTAACGCTAGCGCAGATTGCCGATGAATTTGGCTACACGGATGAAAGTCACTTTTGTAAGCAGTTCAGGAAGTATACGGGTAATACACCCACCGCTTTCCGCAAACAAACTTGACAAATGCAGGGGCGAGTTGTTCGGAAGCTTCCGCTTTAGCCGGTCCAATCTTATTCTGAAAACCTTACCGGATGAATTATAGGCGTCTGGTTTTTTAGCTGTCAGTCTGTAAAGGGGCCGTGTAGTGCTGCGGCTCGTTGCAGTTTCTCTTACTATTTTTACGTGTCGCATTTCTTCAATACTGGGCGTATGGGCAGTTCTACTTTTGCATAGACGTTTAACACAGAGCGTCATTAAATACTAAGAACAATGCAAAAGTCAATCATTAATCCCTGGCACTGGCAGGACCAGTTAGGCTATGCCCAGGCCGTCGAAATCCCTCAGGCAACCCATACGCTCTACTGTGCTGGACAAGCCGCCATGGATGCGGACGGACGGCCCGTTGAAACTGATATGAGTGGGCAGATTAATTTAAGTTTCGACAACCTGGAAACCGTTTTGCAACAGGCGAATTACTCCCTGGCCAACGTGGTGCGGCTTAATTTTTACACAACATCGCTAGGTCAGTTTTTTGCTGCTTACGGACAGGTTATGGATCGGTTGGCAGCCGTTGGGTGCGCACCGGCCAGTACGCTAACCGAAGTCAATGCCCTGGCTTTTCCGCAGCTCATGGTCGAAATCGAAGCCACAGCGGTAAAATAATCGCAGCTCATGGCTTGCCCACAGACCAGACCTCAAGCGGTAGGATGCATTCGGTGCCCGCTTCGGTGCGCCCATAAACGGGCCACCATCGATGCCGCCCGCAGCCGTCCCCAAACCTTCAATACACCTATCTTCCAAAACAAAAAAAGTCATGTCACAACAACGCTATAACGTGTTTAACCAAATTCACAAAGGCTTACGGGGTATGTTATACGATACGGCCCGCTGTATTCAACAAACCGACTTTGCTCAACCCGAAGCCGAAGCGACGGTCAATCAACTGGAGCAGGTGCTTCGCTTCTTTGACGAGCACGCTGAAAACGAAGACCAGTTTATTCTGCCCAAAATTCGCCAGCACAACGCCCAACTGATCGACGAACTGGAAAAAGACCATGACATCGATCATCGGCTAACGGAGACGTTATTTGAGCACATCAAGGATTGGCGGACCAATCCTTCGGCAATTACCCGAGAAACCATTGGGCAGCGCATCGGCTATGCGTTTAACGAGTTCATCGCCTTTAACCTTTACCACATGAACAAAGAGGAAAACGTGCTGATGTACCTGCTCTGGAAGCATTATTCCGATGCCGAGATTCGCCAGATGGAAGCTCAAATCCTGCAATCGATTCCGTTGCCTACGCTGCTGGCCGAGAGCCGCTGGATGATGCGTTCGATCAACGATAACGAAGTGATCACCTGGTTATTGGGTGTAAAAAAAGAAGCGCCAGCACCCGTCTTCGAGACGTTTCTGGGCATTGCCAGGGATGAACTTCCATCGGAACGGCTGGTAAAGGTCCATGCCGCGCTGGAAACTGTGTAAACGGTTGAAAATATGTCGCTTTTCTTCAATGGTAACTAAGACAGCACCTGTATTTTTGTTTTATCAACGTACCCTACTCAGTATTAGCGAATAACATCGACCAGTATGAGCACAAGCTACCAGGAGTTTAGTCCATCTCCGGCCCTTCAATCCTTCGTGGAATGTTACTGGCTGCACGACTTTAAAACGGAAGGCAGGCTGGAGTCGCCTATCCAGCGCTGTATGCCCTTTGGGGCACTGGAGTTGATTCTGCACCTGGACGATAACCACGCCCACGTGCTGTTCAACGATAGCTGGCAGGAGCTTCCCCAGGCGTTTTTCGTAGGCCTCTACCGCGATACTGTCCAGTGGAAAGCCGTAGGTACCAGCCGTAAGTTTGGGATTCGGCTTAAACCTGAAAGCCTGCTCCAACTGTTCAACGTACCGGTAGCTTCGCTGTTCAATCAGTTCACCGATCTGGAAACGTTTTTAGGCAAAGAAACAAACCGGCTGACGGAGCGTGTGTATGGCCTGCCGGATATCCAGTCGGTTATTGAGGTCGCTGAATCGTTTTTACTGGCCCAGTTCAAAAATTTGAAAGGGGAACGTAATTATCTATACGAGGCTACTCGACTGATTCGGCAGGCAAAGGGCAATGTGTCCATTGAAGCCTTAAGTGAGCATCTGTTTGTTAGTAAGCGGCAATTAGAACGTAGCTTTAAGGATAATTTTGGCACCACGCCCAAGCTCTATCAGCGGATTATTCGCTTCCGAAATGCCTACGAGTCGTTTCAGCAAACGGCTACCACGCCCAACTGGCTGGATGTGTCGTATAACTTAGGCTATTCAGATCAGGCTCACTTCATTCGGGATTTCAAGGAGTTCTCCAATGACGTGCCCACGCTTGTTTACCACGATTCCGATCAGTTTTTCCGCCGGCCTCCTCAACAACGAATGCGCCTAAGGGCCTAACATCCTGCGTAGTTCAGGCTGGTCATCCTCTTGTCTTTATTTTTCTATTTCGGGTCTGCCCGCCCTGGGCTAACTAGACCCTAGGCACCTCTTTACCCAAAATTCACCATATCCATGAAGCAATTGATGTACGGAGCGGCTTTGGCCGCTGCAGGACTGGTTTGTGCCTTTACCAACCGGCATGACACCCCCAGTCAAAAACAGAAGGTGACCACCGTTCACCAACGGCCGACCCAGAACCCCTTACTTAAACGGGGCGAGTACCTGGTGATGACCATGGGCTGTGGCGACTGCCATTCGCCTAAAAAAATGACTCCGCAAGGGCCAGCCCCAGACATGGACCGCTTGCTGTCGGGCTACAACAGCAACGAACCTTTAGGCAGCTTTGATAAGAATATGGTCAAAACAGGGCAGTGGGTACTGTTCAATGGTCAGAATACCGCCTTCATTGGCCCCTGGGGTGTGTCGTTTGCGGCCAACTTAACGCCCGACGCAACGGGTATTGGAAGCTGGTCACTGGCTCAGTTCACCAAAGCCATGCGGCAGGGAAAAGCCAAAGGGCTGGATAATAACCGGCCATTGCTACCCCCGATGCCCTGGCCCAATTACACCCATATGACTGATGACGATATGAAAGCGGTGTTCGCTTATTTGAAATCGCTCAAACCGGTGGCTAATACGGTTCCGGCCCCGATGCCGCCAGCCCCTTGAGGTACACTTACCGATTAGTCTGATGATCACCCTAAAAACCTATTGATGCCCTGCGAAAGCAGGGCATCTGGTTAACAAGTAGCCTTTTACTCAATTCAACAACACGCCTATGTTTACCCGAAAAGTTACCCTAAGCCTATTTTTCGCAGCAGGATTGGTCATTAGCTGCCAGGATCACCGAGACATCGCAGCTATTACACCGACCGCCACTACGTTCGTTACCGGTTTGGTGGCCCCCATTGGCGTCGAAACTGATGCTACTGGACGCGTTTTTGTTACCGAGCAAGGAACCGGCCAACAGGATGGCCGGGTATCCGAAATTACCCCCGATGGCCAGGTTCATCCGGTGATTACCGGCCTGTACTCGTTCAAACGGCCGGACAACGAACTGGATGCTACCGACCACCTCCTGATTGCCAATGGTGTGCTTTATGTACTGAATGCAAAAGGGCTCTATACCCTGAACCTGGCATCGGTCAAAACGGGTGATCCAGCCATTTCGGCCACCACCTTAACGCCAGAACCAATCCAGCAGTTTGTGATCAATCAGAATCTTAAGAATGATACGGGTGAATCACACTTGTACAGCATGACCCTTGGGCCGGATGGGGCCCTTTACTTTGCAGATGCGGCTGCCAATGCGATCGTTCGCCGGTCTCCGGCTGGGCAGTTGAGCATCGTTACGGAGGTGCTAGGCATTCAGAATCCGAACCCCGCTGGTCCGCCACCGGGTCCACCGGTCATCGAATCCGTACCAACGGGCATCACCTACGATGGGAAGCAGTTTGCCATCAGTACGTTGTTAGGTTTTCCGTTCCCGGCTGGCAAAGCCTTGCTATACCGGATGGATCTGGCCGGAAATCTGAGTGTGTTTCAGCAGGCATTCAATAGCCTGGTGGATGTAGAGAACGATGGCAGCGGGAACTACCTCGTACTGGAACATGCGGTATTCGGACCAACCGGCTTTACTGCCAACACGGGGCGCTTAGTACGGGCCCGAGGAACCACCAGCGATGTATTGCTTGACAAGCTGAATCTGCCAACGGATCTCAAAGTGGTCAACAACCATACGGCTTACCTGACCAGCTTAGGGGATGGTAGCCTGATGAAAATCACGTTTTAAGCGTTTGTTCCATCTATTTCGCCCCAATTTTTACAACAACAAGAGCTAATGAACTTACGTAATTCTTTTTTTATTGTCTGGACACTACTCGCCAGTGCGACGGGCTGTAAACAACAACTCGATGTTGTGTCACCTACATCCCCTGTTACATCCACTGACCCTTCAGGTACAGAATCAGGTGCTGTTACCGAGATAGGTCAACCACAGGGAACATCAAGCAGTCAACTCATCGGACCTCAGGGTGGAACGGTTCGCTCAACGGATGGCGCTGTTGACTTAGTCATCCCAGCTGGTGCGCTCACGACAGCCACCACCATTACTATTCAACCAATTACAAATCAAGCTCCGAATGGAGTAGGGCTAGCGTATCGATTTTCACCGGATGGCACCCAATTTGCCAAAGCGGCTCACTTAACATTCCACTATGATGCGGGCCAGGTGGCTGTTAATGATCCGGATATGCTGGCCGCCGGTTTTCAGCAAACCGATCGGCGGTGGCA
It encodes:
- a CDS encoding helix-turn-helix domain-containing protein — its product is MKRYILHTPFNIYHFEATTWLHAVHKHTYFEIIFILKGAGIHHINGNRFGYSQGDVFLLGPEDYHDFAIHELTEFCFIRFNESIHDHPVVDKDSPWQPIIKTLLTTSSQSRGSIVVDKQEKEKLRHLLMVLEEEYERHQPPYFAIIRDSLMRSMLMILARNLFGQAPSRPVVNASVEAILMYVQQHIYRPKELSIEHLADVFHYAPAYISLFFKKQTGESLKKYIIKHRIKLIEARLLYSPLTLAQIADEFGYTDESHFCKQFRKYTGNTPTAFRKQT
- a CDS encoding ScyD/ScyE family protein, whose translation is MFTRKVTLSLFFAAGLVISCQDHRDIAAITPTATTFVTGLVAPIGVETDATGRVFVTEQGTGQQDGRVSEITPDGQVHPVITGLYSFKRPDNELDATDHLLIANGVLYVLNAKGLYTLNLASVKTGDPAISATTLTPEPIQQFVINQNLKNDTGESHLYSMTLGPDGALYFADAAANAIVRRSPAGQLSIVTEVLGIQNPNPAGPPPGPPVIESVPTGITYDGKQFAISTLLGFPFPAGKALLYRMDLAGNLSVFQQAFNSLVDVENDGSGNYLVLEHAVFGPTGFTANTGRLVRARGTTSDVLLDKLNLPTDLKVVNNHTAYLTSLGDGSLMKITF
- a CDS encoding RidA family protein produces the protein MQKSIINPWHWQDQLGYAQAVEIPQATHTLYCAGQAAMDADGRPVETDMSGQINLSFDNLETVLQQANYSLANVVRLNFYTTSLGQFFAAYGQVMDRLAAVGCAPASTLTEVNALAFPQLMVEIEATAVK
- a CDS encoding helix-turn-helix transcriptional regulator, with product MSTSYQEFSPSPALQSFVECYWLHDFKTEGRLESPIQRCMPFGALELILHLDDNHAHVLFNDSWQELPQAFFVGLYRDTVQWKAVGTSRKFGIRLKPESLLQLFNVPVASLFNQFTDLETFLGKETNRLTERVYGLPDIQSVIEVAESFLLAQFKNLKGERNYLYEATRLIRQAKGNVSIEALSEHLFVSKRQLERSFKDNFGTTPKLYQRIIRFRNAYESFQQTATTPNWLDVSYNLGYSDQAHFIRDFKEFSNDVPTLVYHDSDQFFRRPPQQRMRLRA
- a CDS encoding hemerythrin domain-containing protein, whose amino-acid sequence is MSQQRYNVFNQIHKGLRGMLYDTARCIQQTDFAQPEAEATVNQLEQVLRFFDEHAENEDQFILPKIRQHNAQLIDELEKDHDIDHRLTETLFEHIKDWRTNPSAITRETIGQRIGYAFNEFIAFNLYHMNKEENVLMYLLWKHYSDAEIRQMEAQILQSIPLPTLLAESRWMMRSINDNEVITWLLGVKKEAPAPVFETFLGIARDELPSERLVKVHAALETV
- a CDS encoding c-type cytochrome: MKQLMYGAALAAAGLVCAFTNRHDTPSQKQKVTTVHQRPTQNPLLKRGEYLVMTMGCGDCHSPKKMTPQGPAPDMDRLLSGYNSNEPLGSFDKNMVKTGQWVLFNGQNTAFIGPWGVSFAANLTPDATGIGSWSLAQFTKAMRQGKAKGLDNNRPLLPPMPWPNYTHMTDDDMKAVFAYLKSLKPVANTVPAPMPPAP